Proteins encoded by one window of Desulfallas thermosapovorans DSM 6562:
- the moaA gene encoding GTP 3',8-cyclase MoaA — MHDRYQRQINYLRISVTDRCNLRCVYCMPAEGIKHIPHSEILTMEEIVTVVKAGVLVGIKKVRLTGGEPLVRGGILDLLRNLRDIPEIDDIALTTNGILLGEMASDLKAAGLKRVNISLDTLKPAKFHRITRYGNLNLVRSGIAAALQNELGPVKINTVAIRGFNDDELVDLARLTLDKPLHVRFIELMPIGTSDAWSKGRFISNQEVRELITRTLGNLEEEKNILGSGPARYSRFPGAPGTIGFISAVSNHFCAACNRLRLTATGQLRPCLFSGREIDLKQALRAGAGTGELAGIFKEAIYAKPDCHDLAVGWQKDDRIMSQIGG, encoded by the coding sequence ATGCATGACAGGTACCAGCGGCAAATAAACTACCTGCGCATTTCGGTGACTGACCGGTGCAATTTGCGCTGCGTTTACTGTATGCCCGCCGAAGGAATTAAACATATACCGCACAGTGAAATACTGACCATGGAGGAAATTGTCACCGTTGTAAAGGCCGGTGTACTTGTGGGTATCAAAAAAGTACGTCTCACCGGCGGGGAGCCGCTGGTGAGGGGCGGTATTTTGGACCTGCTCCGAAATTTGCGTGATATACCTGAGATAGATGATATTGCCCTGACCACCAACGGAATTTTACTGGGCGAAATGGCTTCTGATTTAAAGGCGGCCGGGCTGAAAAGAGTTAACATAAGCCTGGACACATTAAAGCCCGCCAAGTTCCACCGCATTACCCGGTATGGAAATCTTAATTTGGTGCGCAGCGGTATAGCTGCCGCGTTACAAAACGAACTGGGGCCGGTTAAAATTAACACGGTGGCCATTCGGGGTTTTAATGATGATGAACTGGTGGATTTGGCCAGGCTTACTTTGGACAAGCCCCTGCATGTCCGGTTTATTGAATTGATGCCCATCGGTACTTCAGACGCCTGGTCCAAAGGGAGGTTTATTTCCAACCAGGAAGTCAGAGAATTAATTACCAGGACATTGGGTAATCTGGAGGAGGAGAAGAATATTTTGGGCAGCGGCCCGGCCCGTTACAGCCGCTTCCCCGGTGCGCCGGGGACCATTGGCTTTATTTCAGCGGTGAGCAATCATTTTTGTGCCGCCTGTAACCGGCTGCGCCTTACGGCCACCGGTCAACTGCGGCCTTGCTTGTTCAGCGGCCGGGAGATTGACCTGAAGCAGGCACTGCGGGCCGGTGCCGGAACCGGTGAACTGGCCGGTATTTTTAAAGAGGCTATTTATGCCAAGCCTGACTGTCATGACCTGGCGGTGGGGTGGCAAAAGGACGACCGCATTATGTCCCAAATCGGAGGTTAA
- the larC gene encoding nickel pincer cofactor biosynthesis protein LarC, which translates to MKTVYFDCFSGVSGDMCLGALVGAGVNFDRLCQGLAGLALDGYELRREQVHRAGIAAENILVETSTRGQHLRYLPDIEQIIAASELPENVKNKSKQVFQTLARAEARVHGTTPEKIHFHEVGAVDAIVDVVGTVLGLHLLEVEAVFVSPLPLGSGFIHCQHGIIPAPAPATLEILTGARVPVYDAGVRMETVTPTGAALVATLSEGRVGLPAMTIDRVGYGAGKNEYDRPNLLRVIVGDAVASCTANNKQLGDKSCHHKTGGAHSHT; encoded by the coding sequence ATGAAAACAGTGTATTTTGATTGTTTTTCCGGTGTTAGCGGTGATATGTGCCTGGGGGCACTGGTGGGCGCCGGGGTAAATTTTGACCGGCTGTGCCAGGGATTGGCGGGGCTTGCGCTGGATGGTTATGAGCTGCGCCGGGAACAGGTGCACCGGGCAGGTATTGCAGCCGAGAATATACTGGTGGAGACCTCCACCCGGGGACAGCATTTACGTTACCTGCCCGATATTGAACAAATTATTGCTGCCAGTGAACTGCCGGAAAATGTAAAGAATAAAAGCAAACAGGTATTTCAAACCCTGGCCCGGGCCGAGGCCAGGGTGCACGGAACCACCCCTGAGAAAATTCACTTTCACGAGGTGGGTGCGGTGGATGCCATTGTCGATGTGGTGGGGACGGTGCTGGGACTGCACCTGTTGGAGGTCGAGGCAGTATTTGTATCACCGCTGCCCCTGGGATCCGGCTTTATACACTGCCAGCACGGTATCATACCGGCACCCGCCCCGGCCACGCTGGAAATTTTAACGGGGGCCCGTGTGCCGGTATATGATGCCGGTGTGCGTATGGAAACAGTGACCCCCACCGGGGCCGCGCTGGTGGCCACGCTGTCCGAGGGGCGGGTGGGGCTGCCTGCCATGACCATTGACCGGGTTGGTTACGGGGCCGGTAAAAATGAGTATGACCGGCCCAACTTGCTTAGAGTAATAGTTGGTGATGCTGTGGCATCCTGCACCGCTAATAATAAGCAGCTTGGTGATAAAAGTTGTCATCACAAAACCGGTGGAGCGCATAGCCATACGTAA
- a CDS encoding ACT domain-containing protein produces MSLLEKDEKQGKRIIITVIGPDRVGIIAGVTGILAKYNFNILDISQTIMQEFLVMMLIVDSENSTIDLSELKNNLADKGTELGVRIDAQHEDAFKFMHRL; encoded by the coding sequence ATGAGTTTACTGGAAAAAGATGAAAAACAGGGCAAGCGGATTATCATCACCGTTATCGGTCCCGACCGGGTAGGTATCATTGCCGGGGTCACCGGTATTCTGGCTAAATATAACTTTAACATACTGGATATCAGCCAGACCATCATGCAGGAATTTTTAGTAATGATGTTAATTGTAGACAGTGAAAACAGCACCATTGACCTGTCCGAGCTAAAGAATAATTTGGCTGATAAAGGAACCGAATTGGGTGTTCGTATCGACGCCCAGCATGAGGATGCTTTTAAATTTATGCACAGGCTTTAA
- a CDS encoding MOSC domain-containing protein, translating into MGYVVAVCTSPKKGMRKKNAGSGRLVAGHGLEGDAHAGPWHRQVSLLALESVQKMRDAGLDVNPGDFAENITTVGVNLVTLPIGTKIAIGREALGEVTQIGKECHTRCAIYHQAGDCVMPKEGIFIKVLKDGLVKVGDEVRVIDE; encoded by the coding sequence GTGGGATATGTAGTGGCGGTTTGCACCAGCCCCAAAAAGGGAATGCGCAAAAAGAACGCCGGCAGCGGCAGGCTAGTGGCCGGGCACGGGCTGGAAGGGGACGCCCATGCCGGTCCCTGGCACCGGCAGGTTAGCCTGCTGGCCCTAGAAAGCGTGCAAAAAATGCGCGATGCCGGGCTGGATGTTAATCCCGGCGATTTTGCCGAAAACATTACCACCGTTGGAGTGAATTTGGTCACCCTGCCCATCGGTACAAAGATAGCCATTGGGAGAGAGGCGCTGGGCGAGGTTACCCAGATTGGCAAGGAATGCCACACCCGCTGTGCCATATACCACCAGGCCGGTGACTGTGTCATGCCCAAAGAGGGTATATTTATCAAAGTGTTAAAGGATGGTTTGGTAAAAGTGGGCGATGAGGTGCGGGTCATTGACGAATAA
- a CDS encoding PFL family protein, whose product MLTIQEIMETITMVQEEHLDIRTITMGISLRDCADNDPRAACRKIYDKITRLAGNLVPVGEAIAREYGIPIVNKRISVTPIALVAEGSHTDDYLIFAETLDRAAAEVGVNFIGGFSALVHKGITGGDRKLLDSIPAALDTTERVCASVNVATTKAGINMDAVALMGRVIKEVASRTADRDGLGCAKLVVFANVPEDNPFMAGAFHGVGEPESVINVGVSGPGVVKRAVERVKGSDFGTLAETVKKSAFKITRMGELVGRSAAARLNVPFGIVDISLAPTPAVGDSVAEILEAMGLERCGTHGTTAALALLNDAVKKGGAMASSYVGGLSGAFIPVSEDAGMIRAVEEGALQLDKLEAMTCVCSVGLDMIAVPGDTPAETISAIIADEMAIGMINQKTTAVRIIPAPNKQVGDHVEFGGLLGRAPVMPVHRFSAADFVRRGGRIPAPIHSLSN is encoded by the coding sequence TTGCTTACCATACAGGAAATCATGGAAACAATTACCATGGTCCAGGAGGAACACCTGGACATCCGCACCATCACCATGGGTATCAGCCTGCGGGACTGTGCCGATAACGACCCCCGGGCCGCCTGCCGTAAAATTTATGATAAAATCACCCGGCTGGCCGGTAACCTGGTGCCGGTGGGCGAGGCCATAGCCCGGGAATACGGCATACCCATAGTAAATAAACGCATATCGGTCACCCCCATCGCCCTGGTGGCCGAAGGCAGCCATACCGATGATTATTTGATCTTCGCCGAAACCCTGGACCGGGCAGCAGCCGAGGTGGGAGTAAACTTCATCGGCGGCTTTTCGGCGCTGGTACACAAAGGGATCACCGGTGGCGATAGAAAACTGCTGGATTCCATTCCTGCCGCCCTGGACACCACCGAGCGGGTATGTGCATCGGTGAACGTGGCCACCACCAAAGCGGGCATTAATATGGACGCCGTAGCTCTGATGGGACGGGTGATTAAAGAGGTAGCTTCGCGCACTGCCGACCGGGACGGGTTGGGCTGCGCCAAGCTGGTGGTTTTTGCCAACGTCCCCGAAGATAACCCCTTTATGGCCGGTGCTTTTCACGGCGTGGGAGAACCCGAATCAGTGATTAACGTTGGGGTAAGTGGCCCGGGGGTGGTAAAGCGGGCTGTAGAACGGGTTAAGGGCAGTGATTTCGGCACCCTGGCCGAAACCGTTAAAAAATCTGCTTTTAAAATAACCCGTATGGGTGAACTGGTGGGACGCTCCGCTGCCGCGCGGCTGAACGTGCCCTTTGGTATTGTGGACATCTCCCTGGCCCCCACTCCGGCGGTGGGTGACAGCGTGGCTGAAATATTGGAGGCCATGGGCCTGGAACGCTGCGGCACCCATGGCACCACGGCGGCTCTGGCTCTCTTAAACGACGCCGTGAAAAAGGGCGGGGCCATGGCCTCGTCATACGTGGGCGGGCTATCGGGCGCATTCATACCGGTCAGTGAGGACGCCGGCATGATCCGGGCGGTGGAGGAGGGGGCACTGCAACTGGATAAACTGGAGGCCATGACATGTGTTTGCTCGGTGGGACTGGACATGATTGCCGTGCCCGGAGATACGCCTGCGGAAACCATATCGGCCATTATTGCCGATGAAATGGCCATCGGCATGATCAACCAGAAAACCACCGCTGTGCGCATTATCCCCGCGCCCAATAAACAGGTGGGTGATCACGTGGAGTTCGGCGGCCTGTTGGGCCGGGCACCGGTGATGCCGGTGCATCGTTTTTCCGCCGCCGATTTCGTCCGGCGGGGCGGCCGCATACCCGCCCCCATCCACAGTTTAAGCAATTAG
- a CDS encoding ABC transporter permease: MEMVWEGLVKAVQMLLSGDPEVLRITWFTLRVSGTATIISLLIGVPLGLFLAFKVFPGRNVAVSLVNMGMGLPPVVVGLWVSLLLWRSGPLGFLDLIYTPSAIIIAQAVIASPIVTGFSMAAIGQLNPKIRLQILALGASRWQLYWLLIKEARLGLLAAVIAGFGGVVSEVGAAMMVGGNILGQTRTLTTATVMEVNKGNFDIGIALSVILLLLAYVVTFTLTLLQQKGRY, encoded by the coding sequence TTGGAAATGGTCTGGGAAGGATTAGTTAAGGCTGTGCAGATGTTGCTGTCCGGTGACCCGGAGGTGCTGCGGATTACCTGGTTTACCTTACGGGTTTCCGGTACGGCTACTATAATCAGCTTATTAATCGGGGTGCCCCTGGGGCTGTTCCTGGCTTTCAAGGTTTTTCCCGGGCGCAACGTGGCGGTAAGCCTGGTAAATATGGGTATGGGACTTCCCCCGGTGGTGGTGGGCCTCTGGGTCAGCCTACTGCTCTGGCGTTCCGGTCCCCTGGGTTTTTTGGACCTTATCTACACCCCTTCGGCCATAATTATTGCCCAGGCGGTAATCGCTTCGCCCATTGTAACTGGTTTTAGTATGGCAGCCATCGGGCAGCTGAATCCTAAAATCAGGCTGCAAATATTGGCTCTGGGGGCTTCCCGCTGGCAGCTATACTGGCTACTGATCAAAGAAGCCCGCCTGGGCCTTTTAGCCGCGGTTATTGCCGGTTTTGGCGGAGTGGTTTCCGAGGTGGGGGCGGCCATGATGGTGGGGGGGAATATCCTGGGCCAAACCCGTACGTTGACCACCGCCACTGTAATGGAGGTCAACAAGGGTAATTTTGATATCGGCATTGCCTTAAGTGTTATCCTTTTACTGCTTGCCTATGTGGTTACTTTTACATTAACTCTGCTGCAGCAAAAAGGTCGCTATTAA
- a CDS encoding MoaD/ThiS family protein encodes MLQVEVRVFSGLEKFLPGVGFGQPLPVELPAGATIRDLLHKIGVPEDQVFTVLVDGRHQTLDYTTTSGERISLFPPVGGG; translated from the coding sequence ATGTTGCAGGTTGAGGTTCGGGTGTTCAGCGGCTTGGAGAAATTTTTGCCTGGTGTGGGGTTTGGTCAGCCTTTGCCGGTGGAATTGCCGGCAGGTGCAACAATCAGGGATTTATTGCACAAAATAGGTGTTCCCGAAGATCAGGTTTTTACTGTACTGGTGGATGGCAGGCATCAAACATTGGATTATACCACTACGAGTGGAGAAAGAATATCCCTTTTCCCGCCGGTGGGAGGTGGTTGA
- a CDS encoding cyclase family protein, which translates to MQFIDLTHTIAPGMPVYPGTEPPRITGACSIAKDGFREKTLFMYSHTGTHIDAPAHILEDGATLDSLPAAHFYGRATVLDVSRLPGPEITRELISLPPRVNIDFVIFYTGWYHKWGTPAFYTGFPVPSPQAANYLAGLGIKGVGTDAISIDRAGTTNFIIHKIFLQKNMIIIENLANLAGLAGKIFTLCCFPLKIADADGAPVRAVAICDNGEHRASN; encoded by the coding sequence ATGCAGTTTATTGATTTGACCCATACCATCGCGCCGGGCATGCCCGTATACCCGGGCACCGAACCACCCCGGATAACCGGGGCCTGCAGTATTGCCAAAGACGGTTTCAGGGAAAAGACATTGTTCATGTATTCTCACACCGGCACCCATATTGACGCCCCGGCCCACATACTGGAAGACGGCGCCACCCTGGACAGCCTGCCGGCGGCACATTTTTACGGCAGAGCCACCGTTCTGGATGTATCTCGACTTCCGGGACCGGAAATAACAAGGGAGTTAATCAGCCTCCCCCCCCGTGTAAACATAGATTTTGTTATTTTTTACACCGGGTGGTATCATAAGTGGGGTACACCCGCATTTTACACGGGTTTTCCGGTACCCTCCCCCCAAGCGGCCAACTACCTGGCGGGGCTTGGTATCAAAGGTGTGGGCACGGATGCCATTTCCATAGACCGGGCGGGAACCACGAATTTTATCATACATAAAATTTTCCTGCAAAAAAACATGATCATAATTGAAAACTTAGCCAACCTGGCCGGTTTGGCCGGTAAGATCTTTACCCTGTGCTGCTTTCCGTTGAAGATTGCAGATGCAGATGGCGCGCCGGTTCGGGCAGTGGCAATTTGTGATAACGGGGAACACCGGGCCAGCAACTGA
- the moaC gene encoding cyclic pyranopterin monophosphate synthase MoaC, with product MSDYGYKGLNHFDASGAARMVDISGKDDTVRVAVARGEVLMQPATLELIGRGGVAKGDVLGVARVAGIMAAKETGRFIPMAHPITLTGVNVDFRLQPPDRVQIQARVRTTGKTGVEMEALTAVTVAGLTIYDMCKAVDREMVLGRVRLVYKTGGKSGTFEREGEEAWDM from the coding sequence ATGAGCGATTATGGCTATAAGGGCTTAAATCATTTCGATGCCAGTGGTGCGGCCCGCATGGTGGACATCAGCGGTAAAGACGACACCGTGCGTGTGGCGGTGGCCCGGGGCGAGGTGCTCATGCAGCCCGCCACCTTGGAGTTGATCGGCCGGGGCGGGGTGGCCAAAGGTGATGTGCTGGGCGTGGCCCGGGTAGCCGGTATTATGGCCGCCAAGGAAACGGGGCGGTTTATTCCCATGGCCCATCCCATTACCTTAACCGGGGTCAACGTGGATTTCCGCCTGCAGCCTCCCGACCGGGTGCAAATCCAGGCCCGGGTGCGTACCACGGGCAAGACCGGGGTGGAAATGGAGGCCTTGACGGCGGTTACCGTGGCCGGTTTAACTATTTACGATATGTGCAAGGCCGTGGACCGGGAAATGGTGCTGGGCCGGGTCAGGCTAGTGTATAAAACTGGTGGTAAAAGTGGCACATTTGAAAGGGAGGGTGAGGAAGCGTGGGATATGTAG
- a CDS encoding SLC13 family permease — protein MQADNQVIFATAVFLITYAFIVSEKIHRAVAAFCGAALVILAGIVSEEAAVHYVDFNTIGLLIGMMIIVGITRQTGVFEFLAIKAARGAKGEPVRIMASLALITAVLSALLDNVTTVLLIVPVTFAIARQLQVNVIPYLIVEIMASNIGGTATLIGDPPNIMIGSATHLGFMDFIINLTPVVVVIYVVTIFLLKLIYSKQLATRPELMNNIMAMDENAEIKDHVLLKKCLTVLGITITGFVLHQFVHLESSVIALTGAALLLLVTRMDPEHAFQAVEWPVIFFFIGLFVVVGALEEVGVIEAIASFALEVTGGELLPAGLLILWLSAIASAFVDNIPFVATMIPLIQDMGRLGGISDLNFLWWSLSLGACLGGNGTIIGASANVVVIGMAEKRGVPITFMAFFKVAFPLMLMSIVIAMLYLMAWYVLHSTVAMLATLAVGILLALVLGRSGKGKEPAVHKTGN, from the coding sequence ATGCAAGCAGATAACCAGGTTATATTTGCAACAGCGGTTTTCCTGATCACATATGCCTTTATCGTATCGGAAAAGATTCACCGGGCTGTAGCTGCCTTTTGCGGCGCGGCGCTGGTTATTCTAGCGGGTATTGTCAGCGAAGAGGCCGCTGTCCATTATGTAGACTTTAATACCATCGGCCTTTTGATAGGTATGATGATTATTGTCGGCATCACCAGGCAAACCGGGGTATTTGAATTCCTGGCCATCAAGGCCGCCAGGGGAGCCAAAGGTGAACCGGTACGGATTATGGCCTCCCTGGCTCTGATTACCGCTGTGCTATCCGCTTTACTGGACAACGTGACCACCGTACTGCTCATTGTGCCGGTGACCTTTGCTATAGCCCGGCAACTGCAAGTTAACGTGATACCTTACCTGATTGTGGAAATCATGGCTTCCAATATCGGTGGTACCGCCACTCTAATCGGTGATCCTCCCAATATAATGATCGGCAGCGCCACCCATCTTGGTTTTATGGACTTTATAATTAATTTAACTCCTGTGGTGGTGGTAATCTATGTTGTAACCATATTTTTACTAAAATTGATATACAGTAAACAATTGGCAACGAGGCCGGAGTTAATGAATAATATCATGGCTATGGACGAAAACGCCGAGATCAAGGACCATGTCCTGCTCAAGAAATGTTTAACTGTACTGGGTATAACGATCACTGGTTTTGTACTGCACCAGTTCGTGCATTTGGAGAGTTCGGTAATTGCATTGACCGGTGCGGCTTTGCTGCTTTTGGTGACCCGTATGGACCCCGAACATGCCTTCCAGGCTGTTGAATGGCCAGTTATATTCTTCTTTATCGGGCTGTTTGTCGTGGTGGGTGCATTGGAAGAAGTGGGGGTTATTGAAGCCATTGCCAGTTTTGCCCTGGAAGTGACAGGTGGGGAATTGTTGCCCGCCGGTTTATTAATTTTGTGGCTGTCGGCCATTGCCTCGGCCTTTGTGGATAACATCCCCTTTGTGGCCACTATGATTCCATTAATCCAGGATATGGGTCGTCTGGGCGGTATCAGCGATTTGAATTTCCTGTGGTGGTCTTTGTCGCTGGGGGCTTGCCTGGGGGGTAATGGTACCATTATCGGTGCCTCGGCCAATGTGGTGGTCATAGGCATGGCGGAAAAAAGAGGCGTGCCCATTACTTTTATGGCATTTTTCAAGGTGGCCTTTCCGCTGATGCTAATGTCCATTGTTATTGCCATGTTGTATTTAATGGCCTGGTATGTGCTGCATAGCACCGTGGCTATGCTGGCCACCCTTGCGGTAGGCATTTTGTTAGCCCTGGTGCTGGGCCGGTCAGGTAAAGGCAAAGAACCGGCGGTGCATAAGACCGGTAATTAA
- a CDS encoding DNA internalization-related competence protein ComEC/Rec2, whose amino-acid sequence MNRPLLVITICFITGIVLNAAWGFVPGVLLLLALVCMVVVLAGCIFNRWDNRWFIILLFIVLGWFVAGLDSIQRPDGPERFAGHFVSVDGMVAREPDVRKNYTAYIVAAEAVWLGDKRVDAGGLVLVRIYGGGSSCNYGDYLRVKGFLYRPGEPGNFGAFNYRNYLARRGIYCLMNVDKPDSVQILGTGGNPLVRLALQGKQRLTGVASLTLNEGQAAVLAGMLFGNTGGIDQSVKDVFSQTGVAHVLSVSGLHVGFVLAGVLLLATALGLPRRVVPALALGVLVFYAVMTGMGPAVQRAGIMGLLVLMAVYLGRERDWPSTLALAALVILLFDPSALYEIGFQLSFTATWGILYLMPKISAFLVKGWGWPRWLALPLGVTIAAQLATLPLLIYYFNLVTPVAPLANLLLVPLVGLIMLLGFLGSACGIVFLPAAAIINAGTGVLIDFFTGLARLISLLPGGYSHVATPPWYAVAFWYAGLVGITELIGGRLVMPPNLPAPLCWLGTHNRRIRMASVGLAVFLLLVIFWPWGGVGGRLQVHFIDVGQGDSILVRFPGGRTMLVDAGGRMGDPEDSRGVGETIVVPYLHRLGMDKLDVLAVTHPHGDHAGGVPPVAEKLSVGALVLSGAPGYEALLKIVSPLNIPVYRVGAGHALHIDKDVEVTVLAPARELSAASEEELNDASLVLRLEYGQVSFLLTGDIEEEAQRDLLGSGARLQADVLKVPHHGSRFFEPEFFEAVAPGYAVIQVGKNNRFGHPAPETLEALNSTGAVIFRNDRDGAVLFTTDGWDIEVQTAR is encoded by the coding sequence ATGAACCGGCCCCTACTGGTGATAACCATATGTTTTATAACAGGTATCGTGCTTAATGCAGCATGGGGATTTGTGCCCGGAGTGCTTTTGCTACTGGCGCTGGTATGTATGGTGGTTGTGCTGGCCGGTTGTATTTTTAACCGCTGGGATAATCGCTGGTTTATTATTCTATTATTCATTGTATTGGGCTGGTTTGTGGCCGGCTTGGATAGTATACAGCGTCCCGACGGGCCCGAGCGTTTTGCTGGCCACTTTGTGAGCGTTGATGGTATGGTGGCCCGTGAGCCCGATGTGCGTAAAAATTATACCGCCTATATTGTAGCAGCCGAGGCGGTTTGGCTTGGCGATAAGCGGGTGGACGCCGGGGGATTGGTGCTGGTTAGAATATATGGTGGTGGTAGCAGTTGCAATTATGGCGACTACCTGCGGGTGAAGGGGTTTTTATACCGGCCCGGGGAACCCGGTAACTTCGGGGCCTTTAATTACCGGAACTACCTGGCGCGGCGGGGTATTTATTGTTTAATGAACGTAGATAAACCGGACAGTGTCCAGATACTTGGAACCGGGGGGAATCCCTTGGTCCGCCTGGCTTTACAGGGTAAACAAAGGCTGACCGGGGTGGCGAGTCTTACCCTGAACGAAGGGCAGGCGGCGGTGCTGGCCGGGATGTTATTTGGCAATACCGGGGGCATTGACCAGTCCGTTAAGGATGTTTTTAGCCAAACCGGTGTTGCCCACGTGCTCAGTGTGAGTGGTTTGCATGTGGGCTTTGTACTGGCCGGGGTACTGTTGCTGGCCACAGCACTGGGGTTGCCGCGCCGGGTCGTGCCCGCCCTGGCCCTGGGGGTGCTGGTCTTTTACGCTGTAATGACCGGTATGGGTCCGGCGGTGCAGCGGGCCGGCATTATGGGCCTACTGGTGCTCATGGCGGTATACCTGGGCCGGGAAAGGGACTGGCCCAGCACCCTGGCCCTGGCGGCACTGGTTATCCTGTTGTTCGATCCTTCTGCCCTGTATGAAATAGGCTTTCAATTGTCCTTCACCGCCACCTGGGGCATATTATACCTCATGCCAAAAATCAGTGCGTTCTTGGTTAAAGGTTGGGGGTGGCCCCGCTGGCTGGCTCTACCCCTTGGGGTGACCATTGCTGCTCAATTGGCTACCCTGCCCTTATTAATATATTATTTCAATCTGGTGACCCCGGTGGCCCCGCTGGCCAATTTGCTGCTGGTGCCACTGGTGGGGCTGATTATGCTGCTGGGTTTTCTGGGTTCGGCCTGCGGCATTGTTTTCTTGCCTGCCGCTGCCATCATAAATGCGGGCACAGGGGTACTGATAGACTTTTTTACCGGTTTGGCGCGCCTAATCAGCTTGCTACCGGGCGGTTATTCCCATGTGGCTACACCCCCATGGTATGCGGTGGCGTTCTGGTATGCCGGCCTGGTGGGAATAACGGAATTGATTGGTGGTCGCCTGGTAATGCCGCCAAATTTGCCTGCGCCCTTGTGTTGGCTTGGTACACATAACCGCCGGATAAGGATGGCCTCGGTTGGGCTGGCAGTTTTTTTGCTGCTGGTTATTTTCTGGCCCTGGGGAGGCGTTGGCGGGCGGCTGCAGGTGCATTTCATTGATGTGGGCCAGGGCGACAGTATACTGGTACGCTTTCCCGGCGGCCGCACCATGCTGGTGGACGCCGGCGGGCGGATGGGAGATCCGGAAGACAGCCGTGGGGTGGGGGAGACCATTGTGGTGCCCTACCTGCACCGCCTGGGTATGGACAAGTTGGACGTGCTGGCGGTCACCCATCCCCATGGTGATCACGCGGGGGGAGTGCCGCCCGTGGCCGAAAAGTTGAGCGTCGGGGCTTTGGTGCTGTCCGGTGCGCCTGGTTACGAGGCATTGCTGAAAATTGTGTCCCCCTTGAATATTCCGGTTTACCGGGTGGGGGCCGGGCATGCTTTGCATATTGACAAGGATGTGGAAGTGACCGTGCTGGCCCCGGCCAGGGAGTTGAGCGCTGCTTCAGAGGAAGAATTAAATGATGCTTCCCTGGTACTGCGCCTGGAATACGGACAGGTGTCTTTTTTATTAACCGGGGATATAGAGGAGGAAGCCCAGCGGGATTTATTGGGCAGCGGGGCGAGACTGCAGGCCGATGTGCTGAAAGTCCCACATCACGGCAGTCGTTTTTTTGAGCCGGAATTTTTCGAAGCGGTGGCACCCGGGTATGCCGTCATCCAGGTGGGTAAAAATAATCGCTTCGGTCACCCTGCTCCGGAAACACTGGAAGCATTAAACAGCACCGGTGCCGTTATTTTTCGCAATGACCGGGACGGAGCTGTGCTGTTCACTACCGACGGGTGGGATATTGAGGTGCAAACGGCAAGATGA
- a CDS encoding winged helix-turn-helix domain-containing protein translates to MEDTKFSLGYKFWLEKGGGILGDGFFQLLEHIKQTGSIAGAAAVMGMSYRTAWGKIKTAEQKWGIPLVVTRVGGETGGGAKLTPEAVHLLETFHSFRLEADREMNKIFQRFFEV, encoded by the coding sequence ATGGAGGATACTAAATTTAGTTTGGGTTATAAATTTTGGCTGGAAAAAGGCGGCGGCATTCTAGGGGACGGTTTTTTTCAACTACTTGAGCATATCAAACAAACCGGCAGCATTGCCGGGGCCGCTGCAGTTATGGGCATGTCATATCGTACCGCCTGGGGTAAAATAAAGACGGCGGAACAAAAATGGGGCATACCCCTGGTCGTCACCAGGGTAGGCGGTGAAACGGGCGGAGGTGCCAAACTTACTCCGGAGGCCGTTCATTTGCTGGAAACCTTCCATAGTTTTAGACTGGAGGCCGACCGGGAGATGAACAAAATTTTTCAACGGTTCTTCGAAGTTTAA